In Desulfosporosinus youngiae DSM 17734, the genomic stretch CAGTGATGAATCAACATTATGGAGCGCATCTATAATTTAATGAAAATTGCCTGGAATGTGTAGGGTAGAAAATAATAAAGAGCTGCTGCGAATTTTTCTAAGTTCGGCAGCAGTTTTTTTTATGGGGAAACTAAGATAAATGGTTATTTGAAAAGTCTGAGGATTAAAACTAATTTTAATTTGCCTTAAAGGGTTGCCAGAGTAAAAGGACATTGATATAATTAATATATTAGCACTTTAATTAACTAAAGTACTAAATAAATAAACGATTGAGTTCTTAGTTCTTAGTTCTTGGGATAGTAGAGAGGGGATGCCCGGGTGGATAAAGATTTTTTAACGATTGCGTTGCCTAAGGGAAAGTTGTTGACTGACTCGATTCAATTGTTGGGCCGAGTGGGGATAGAATGCAGTCATGTTAATGAAGATTCGCGGAAGCTCTTCTATGATCTTCCGAATAGTAAGGCAAAAATTATTATTTGCCGGCCGACAGATATTCCGACTTATGTAGAATATGGGGCTGCAGATCTGGGATTTGTGGGGAAGGACACCTTGCTGGAAGAAAACAAGGATGTGGCTGAATTGCTGGACCTCAAATTTGGGTATTGCCGTTTTGTGGTGGCGATGTTGGAAGCGAGTGTTCCTCCTAAACTTCCCAGTGGAGAGTACGACTTAAGCGGGCTGAACCATCAACGGGTAGCTACGAAGTTTCCCCGGGTGACTGAGCGCTTTTTTAGCGGAATTGGAATGCAGGTTACACCTATTAAGCTGCATGGAAATATGGAGCTGGCTCC encodes the following:
- the hisG gene encoding ATP phosphoribosyltransferase, whose protein sequence is MDKDFLTIALPKGKLLTDSIQLLGRVGIECSHVNEDSRKLFYDLPNSKAKIIICRPTDIPTYVEYGAADLGFVGKDTLLEENKDVAELLDLKFGYCRFVVAMLEASVPPKLPSGEYDLSGLNHQRVATKFPRVTERFFSGIGMQVTPIKLHGNMELAPCVNLAEMIVDIVSTGKTLRENHLVEVAPILEATTRLIANRVAYRMKYERIRDLVEGLREHSRAEASAN